One part of the Thermoanaerobacterium sp. CMT5567-10 genome encodes these proteins:
- a CDS encoding methylenetetrahydrofolate reductase: MLNSKNLCQKLNNREFVVTVEMSTPKGADISNSIEEARKLYGIVDALNITDCPMANMRMSPIALAHLLQNHLNIETIFHLTCRDRNLIGLQAELLGAYALGVRNILALTGDDPKRGDVPEATGVYDVDSIGLIKIAKSLNNGFDYSGNKLESSTSFCIGTTANPNDLSKESIEKLKIKIENGASFIQTQPVYDEKILYRFLDAISKFGIPVLVGVLPLKSYKMAVNLNAKVPGIEIPDYILERLKNNGKGEGLKITVELINKIKNLVNGVHIMPLGRTDMVVDIVNSVKNIKTDIKEVL, encoded by the coding sequence TTGTTAAATTCAAAAAATTTATGTCAAAAGCTCAATAACCGTGAATTTGTTGTTACTGTTGAGATGTCAACGCCAAAAGGAGCTGATATTTCAAATTCTATTGAAGAAGCAAGAAAATTATATGGGATAGTGGATGCTTTAAATATAACAGACTGTCCTATGGCAAACATGAGGATGAGTCCGATTGCGCTTGCACATCTTCTACAAAATCATCTAAATATAGAAACTATATTCCATCTTACTTGTAGGGATAGGAATCTTATAGGTCTTCAAGCAGAACTTTTAGGGGCATATGCTCTTGGAGTAAGAAATATTCTTGCATTGACAGGAGATGACCCTAAACGTGGAGACGTACCTGAAGCAACTGGTGTATACGATGTGGATTCTATAGGGTTAATTAAGATTGCAAAGTCGCTAAACAACGGTTTTGACTACAGTGGAAACAAACTGGAGTCATCCACAAGCTTTTGTATAGGTACTACAGCAAATCCAAATGATTTAAGCAAAGAATCAATAGAAAAATTAAAGATAAAAATAGAAAATGGGGCATCGTTTATACAGACGCAACCTGTTTATGATGAAAAAATTTTATATAGATTCCTTGATGCAATAAGCAAGTTTGGCATACCTGTTTTAGTAGGTGTTTTACCGCTTAAAAGTTATAAAATGGCTGTCAATTTAAATGCAAAGGTACCAGGCATTGAAATACCTGACTACATCCTCGAAAGATTAAAAAACAACGGAAAAGGCGAAGGACTTAAAATTACAGTAGAGCTTATAAATAAGATAAAAAATCTGGTAAATGGTGTTCATATTATGCCACTTGGGCGGACTGACATGGTCGTCGATATTGTCAACAGTGTAAAAAATATTAAGACAGATATTAAAGAAGTTTTGTAA
- a CDS encoding DUF362 domain-containing protein, with translation MRYRKIVEPVVSITSGPDEIENLNNALNLLPLQNLIDAGNTVVITPNFVKSKPPQSGTIVGPNTLRALIRYIKSKNPGRIVIAAGSGGDPTPKVMSDNGIDKVISEEGVEFVDLNYGPYVELLLDDCLVKSTKVNELYEKMDVLISFTQMKIHEEATVSLGIKNIALSWPPAEIHGFPKKNLGIHDDLHNFIRAMAEKISIDLTILSGQEAMIGTGPSEGKPINANMIIAGTDPVATDTVGARMFGFMPQGVNYLFQCAKRGVGTGELKNVTIKGIPLQQAELNFSTLAYGYGIALDSNGIKQMVPGKS, from the coding sequence ATGAGATACAGAAAAATAGTCGAACCTGTAGTTTCCATCACATCAGGACCTGATGAAATAGAAAACCTAAACAACGCATTAAATTTACTTCCACTTCAAAATTTAATAGATGCAGGCAATACAGTTGTGATTACACCTAATTTTGTCAAAAGCAAACCGCCACAAAGCGGTACAATAGTCGGTCCAAATACATTAAGGGCATTAATCAGGTATATAAAATCAAAAAATCCCGGAAGAATAGTAATCGCTGCCGGTTCTGGCGGTGATCCTACGCCAAAAGTCATGTCAGATAATGGCATTGATAAAGTCATATCAGAAGAAGGCGTAGAGTTCGTGGATTTAAATTATGGACCTTATGTAGAGCTTTTGCTGGACGATTGCCTTGTTAAATCTACAAAAGTAAATGAGCTTTATGAAAAGATGGATGTTTTGATTTCATTCACTCAAATGAAAATACACGAGGAAGCGACTGTATCCCTTGGAATAAAAAACATAGCCTTAAGCTGGCCTCCTGCAGAAATACACGGATTTCCCAAAAAAAACCTAGGGATACATGATGATCTACACAACTTCATAAGAGCAATGGCAGAAAAAATCTCTATAGATCTTACGATTTTAAGTGGACAAGAAGCGATGATAGGCACAGGCCCATCTGAAGGAAAGCCTATCAATGCAAACATGATAATAGCAGGAACTGATCCTGTAGCAACTGATACGGTAGGTGCCAGAATGTTTGGATTCATGCCTCAAGGGGTAAATTATCTATTTCAATGTGCCAAAAGAGGTGTAGGAACAGGCGAATTAAAAAATGTCACAATTAAAGGAATACCATTGCAACAGGCTGAATTAAATTTTTCAACTTTAGCATACGGTTACGGCATTGCACTGGATTCTAACGGAATCAAACAAATGGTGCCTGGCAAATCATAA
- a CDS encoding SoxR reducing system RseC family protein — MVEKGCVANIKDGKAKVELLRNDMCGKCHACDMGSNNRMMVEVDAIDELKVGDNVLLEIKETSMLKATMIMYGIPLLFFFVGVFVGYAIANIFGIDKFSQMIEAISGLLFTAISFIGIKYYSKKVINKEYKPVIKKI; from the coding sequence GGAAAAGCAAAAGTTGAGCTATTAAGAAATGATATGTGCGGGAAATGCCATGCATGTGATATGGGAAGCAATAACAGAATGATGGTTGAAGTTGATGCAATTGATGAATTAAAAGTTGGTGATAATGTTTTATTAGAAATTAAAGAAACTTCAATGTTAAAGGCTACTATGATAATGTATGGCATACCGCTTTTATTTTTCTTTGTAGGTGTGTTTGTTGGTTATGCCATAGCAAATATATTTGGAATAGATAAATTTTCCCAAATGATAGAAGCTATATCGGGACTATTATTTACGGCTATATCATTTATAGGCATTAAATACTATAGTAAAAAGGTAATAAATAAAGAATACAAACCTGTCATTAAAAAAATATAA